One genomic segment of Desmodus rotundus isolate HL8 chromosome 5, HLdesRot8A.1, whole genome shotgun sequence includes these proteins:
- the PIH1D2 gene encoding PIH1 domain-containing protein 2 isoform X4, translating into MESSSKGLLTQVNQLWNLLDDLAESNPESYKKFIQQQLKEGKQLCAAPEPQLCLQTRILKPKEKILFINLCQWKRIPVPQSTTHPIPLSVGRPEDVSETSDVYAIIDVAYNPDVLQAAEKDQVKKDQLIRMAMKCIEEQFQFTLSHFYHITKFKIKGSIQRMKQNLMRIQTDPTDLRENMRKELTLEHIRSSSVSNPDHFPQLLLPKDQVLDKKGCLIEEISSTEIQVEMEQPAYELKIVADHNEKPLKIELKVELPGINSVSLCDLSVSQDDLLIEVSEKYRLHLNLPESVNTETTTAKFIKEKATLIVTMPLVYQV; encoded by the exons ATGGAATCATCCTCAAAGGGTCTGCTGACCCAAGTTAATCAGTTGTGGAACCTCTTAGATGATCTCGCTGAAAGTAACCCTGAGAGCTACAAGAAGTTCATTCAACAGCAGCTGAAAGAGGGCAAACAGCTCTGTGCTGCCCCGGAACCACAGCTCTGCCTACAGACAAGAATCCTG aaaccaaaagaaaaaatactttttatcaaCTTATGTCAGTGGAAAAGGATTCCAGTTCCACAGTCAACCACTCATCCAATACCTCTAAGTGTCGGCAGACCAGAAGATGTGTCTGAAACATCAG ATGTTTACGCCATCATCGATGTTGCCTACAATCCTGATGTTCTCCAGGCAGCAGAAAAGGACCAAGTGAAAAAAGACCAATTAATACGGATGGCCATGAAATGCATTGAGGAACAATTCCAGTTCACTCTCTCACACTTTTACCATattactaaatttaaaataaaaggaagcattCAAAGGATGAAACAAAATCTGATGAGAATCCAAACTGACCCCACAGATTTAAGGGAGAACATGAGAAAGG AACTAACCCTTGAACATATAAGAAGTAGTAGTGTGAGCAATCCAGATCACTTCCCTCAACTTTTACTACCAAAAGACCAAGTTTTAGACAAAAAAGGGTGCCTGATAGAAGAGATTTCCAGTACAGAGATCCAGGTGGAAATGGAGCAACCAGCCTATGAATTAAAAATTGTGGCGGATCATAATGAGAAACCACtgaaaattgaattaaaagtCGAATTACCTGGTATTAATTCAGTATCTCTCTGTGACCTTAGTGTTTCTCAG GATGATTTGTTGATTGAGGTTTCTGAGAAGTACAGATTACATCTGAATCTTCCAGAATCTGTGAATACTGAAACGACTACAGCAAAATTTATCAAAGAGAAAGCTACATTAATCGTCACAATGCCATTGGT
- the PIH1D2 gene encoding PIH1 domain-containing protein 2 isoform X5, which translates to MESSSKGLLTQVNQLWNLLDDLAESNPESYKKFIQQQLKEGKQLCAAPEPQLCLQTRILKPKEKILFINLCQWKRIPVPQSTTHPIPLSVGRPEDVSETSDVYAIIDVAYNPDVLQAAEKDQVKKDQLIRMAMKCIEEQFQFTLSHFYHITKFKIKGSIQRMKQNLMRIQTDPTDLRENMRKELTLEHIRSSSVSNPDHFPQLLLPKDQVLDKKGCLIEEISSTEIQVEMEQPAYELKIVADHNEKPLKIELKVELPGINSVSLCDLSVSQDDLLIEVSEKYRLHLNLPESVNTETTTAKFIKEKATLIVTMPLV; encoded by the exons ATGGAATCATCCTCAAAGGGTCTGCTGACCCAAGTTAATCAGTTGTGGAACCTCTTAGATGATCTCGCTGAAAGTAACCCTGAGAGCTACAAGAAGTTCATTCAACAGCAGCTGAAAGAGGGCAAACAGCTCTGTGCTGCCCCGGAACCACAGCTCTGCCTACAGACAAGAATCCTG aaaccaaaagaaaaaatactttttatcaaCTTATGTCAGTGGAAAAGGATTCCAGTTCCACAGTCAACCACTCATCCAATACCTCTAAGTGTCGGCAGACCAGAAGATGTGTCTGAAACATCAG ATGTTTACGCCATCATCGATGTTGCCTACAATCCTGATGTTCTCCAGGCAGCAGAAAAGGACCAAGTGAAAAAAGACCAATTAATACGGATGGCCATGAAATGCATTGAGGAACAATTCCAGTTCACTCTCTCACACTTTTACCATattactaaatttaaaataaaaggaagcattCAAAGGATGAAACAAAATCTGATGAGAATCCAAACTGACCCCACAGATTTAAGGGAGAACATGAGAAAGG AACTAACCCTTGAACATATAAGAAGTAGTAGTGTGAGCAATCCAGATCACTTCCCTCAACTTTTACTACCAAAAGACCAAGTTTTAGACAAAAAAGGGTGCCTGATAGAAGAGATTTCCAGTACAGAGATCCAGGTGGAAATGGAGCAACCAGCCTATGAATTAAAAATTGTGGCGGATCATAATGAGAAACCACtgaaaattgaattaaaagtCGAATTACCTGGTATTAATTCAGTATCTCTCTGTGACCTTAGTGTTTCTCAG GATGATTTGTTGATTGAGGTTTCTGAGAAGTACAGATTACATCTGAATCTTCCAGAATCTGTGAATACTGAAACGACTACAGCAAAATTTATCAAAGAGAAAGCTACATTAATCGTCACAATGCCATTGGTGTAA
- the PIH1D2 gene encoding PIH1 domain-containing protein 2 isoform X2, producing the protein MESSSKGLLTQVNQLWNLLDDLAESNPESYKKFIQQQLKEGKQLCAAPEPQLCLQTRILKPKEKILFINLCQWKRIPVPQSTTHPIPLSVGRPEDVSETSDVYAIIDVAYNPDVLQAAEKDQVKKDQLIRMAMKCIEEQFQFTLSHFYHITKFKIKGSIQRMKQNLMRIQTDPTDLRENMRKELTLEHIRSSSVSNPDHFPQLLLPKDQVLDKKGCLIEEISSTEIQVEMEQPAYELKIVADHNEKPLKIELKVELPGINSVSLCDLSVSQDDLLIEVSEKYRLHLNLPESVNTETTTAKFIKEKATLIVTMPLVEQKSHKH; encoded by the exons ATGGAATCATCCTCAAAGGGTCTGCTGACCCAAGTTAATCAGTTGTGGAACCTCTTAGATGATCTCGCTGAAAGTAACCCTGAGAGCTACAAGAAGTTCATTCAACAGCAGCTGAAAGAGGGCAAACAGCTCTGTGCTGCCCCGGAACCACAGCTCTGCCTACAGACAAGAATCCTG aaaccaaaagaaaaaatactttttatcaaCTTATGTCAGTGGAAAAGGATTCCAGTTCCACAGTCAACCACTCATCCAATACCTCTAAGTGTCGGCAGACCAGAAGATGTGTCTGAAACATCAG ATGTTTACGCCATCATCGATGTTGCCTACAATCCTGATGTTCTCCAGGCAGCAGAAAAGGACCAAGTGAAAAAAGACCAATTAATACGGATGGCCATGAAATGCATTGAGGAACAATTCCAGTTCACTCTCTCACACTTTTACCATattactaaatttaaaataaaaggaagcattCAAAGGATGAAACAAAATCTGATGAGAATCCAAACTGACCCCACAGATTTAAGGGAGAACATGAGAAAGG AACTAACCCTTGAACATATAAGAAGTAGTAGTGTGAGCAATCCAGATCACTTCCCTCAACTTTTACTACCAAAAGACCAAGTTTTAGACAAAAAAGGGTGCCTGATAGAAGAGATTTCCAGTACAGAGATCCAGGTGGAAATGGAGCAACCAGCCTATGAATTAAAAATTGTGGCGGATCATAATGAGAAACCACtgaaaattgaattaaaagtCGAATTACCTGGTATTAATTCAGTATCTCTCTGTGACCTTAGTGTTTCTCAG GATGATTTGTTGATTGAGGTTTCTGAGAAGTACAGATTACATCTGAATCTTCCAGAATCTGTGAATACTGAAACGACTACAGCAAAATTTATCAAAGAGAAAGCTACATTAATCGTCACAATGCCATTGGT ggAACAAAAGAGCCATAAACATTAG
- the PIH1D2 gene encoding PIH1 domain-containing protein 2 isoform X3: MESSSKGLLTQVNQLWNLLDDLAESNPESYKKFIQQQLKEGKQLCAAPEPQLCLQTRILKPKEKILFINLCQWKRIPVPQSTTHPIPLSVGRPEDVSETSDVYAIIDVAYNPDVLQAAEKDQVKKDQLIRMAMKCIEEQFQFTLSHFYHITKFKIKGSIQRMKQNLMRIQTDPTDLRENMRKELTLEHIRSSSVSNPDHFPQLLLPKDQVLDKKGCLIEEISSTEIQVEMEQPAYELKIVADHNEKPLKIELKVELPGINSVSLCDLSVSQDDLLIEVSEKYRLHLNLPESVNTETTTAKFIKEKATLIVTMPLVRKY; the protein is encoded by the exons ATGGAATCATCCTCAAAGGGTCTGCTGACCCAAGTTAATCAGTTGTGGAACCTCTTAGATGATCTCGCTGAAAGTAACCCTGAGAGCTACAAGAAGTTCATTCAACAGCAGCTGAAAGAGGGCAAACAGCTCTGTGCTGCCCCGGAACCACAGCTCTGCCTACAGACAAGAATCCTG aaaccaaaagaaaaaatactttttatcaaCTTATGTCAGTGGAAAAGGATTCCAGTTCCACAGTCAACCACTCATCCAATACCTCTAAGTGTCGGCAGACCAGAAGATGTGTCTGAAACATCAG ATGTTTACGCCATCATCGATGTTGCCTACAATCCTGATGTTCTCCAGGCAGCAGAAAAGGACCAAGTGAAAAAAGACCAATTAATACGGATGGCCATGAAATGCATTGAGGAACAATTCCAGTTCACTCTCTCACACTTTTACCATattactaaatttaaaataaaaggaagcattCAAAGGATGAAACAAAATCTGATGAGAATCCAAACTGACCCCACAGATTTAAGGGAGAACATGAGAAAGG AACTAACCCTTGAACATATAAGAAGTAGTAGTGTGAGCAATCCAGATCACTTCCCTCAACTTTTACTACCAAAAGACCAAGTTTTAGACAAAAAAGGGTGCCTGATAGAAGAGATTTCCAGTACAGAGATCCAGGTGGAAATGGAGCAACCAGCCTATGAATTAAAAATTGTGGCGGATCATAATGAGAAACCACtgaaaattgaattaaaagtCGAATTACCTGGTATTAATTCAGTATCTCTCTGTGACCTTAGTGTTTCTCAG GATGATTTGTTGATTGAGGTTTCTGAGAAGTACAGATTACATCTGAATCTTCCAGAATCTGTGAATACTGAAACGACTACAGCAAAATTTATCAAAGAGAAAGCTACATTAATCGTCACAATGCCATTGGT